A genomic stretch from Desulfotignum balticum DSM 7044 includes:
- a CDS encoding chemotaxis protein CheB, which produces MTKKEQPAKDKPARQDIPKSGTAAARFPIVGIGASAGGLEAFESFFKAMPPDSGMAFVLISHLDPTHISILPELIQKKTQMKVHQITDGLTIQPNRIYVIPPNKDMAILNGTLQLMDLPQPRGFNLPIDSFFKSLAQDQGPDAIGIILSGTGSDGSLGVRQIKGELGMVMVQDEDSAKYAGMPRSAAATGLVDYVLAADKMPEALVKYTRHAFVKPRDPITKDEKQTQNALQKIYILLRTHTHHDFSLYKKNTIVRRVERRMHVHQIDNIQDYQTFLTRSEREIHVLFKDFLIGVTSFFRDPDAFAVLKEKYVPELLADKPEGAMVRIWVTGCSTGEEAYSMAILVQECMEKMNRHFNVQIFATDIDPDAINTARSGRYPLSISADLDTRRLKQFFTKQDNHYKVKKPIREMLVFALQDLIKDPPFTKLDIITCRNLLIYLEPELQKKLFPVFHYSLMPAGLLFIGSSESLGQETTLFEICDRKWKIFKRKSGVSNAKPILNLPVPASPEAPSVINPPEAVTRAEEINSFKLVETILQESDTPPCVIIDEKLNIVYIHGRTGKYLEPAAGRACFNILDMARPSLKTVLASAIRKSAGMKQEVVCKEVDIEDNGGTIKIDLTVKPVPAYGALRGMLMVVFNDEKKTKTRPRPKAPRKNDTINRLEQELQYTKENLQTTIEELETANEELQSTNEELQSANEELQSTNEELETSKEELQSLNEESATVNAELQGRLDELSDANDDMKNLLNSTQIGTIFLDMDMNIRRFTDRIIDLIPLAASDIGRPVSHFATQLKQFHIVDHALQVLKDLIPREFEVESLDNKLFRTRIMPYRTMLNVIDGVVVTFEDITEFNRYRLTAHRLSVIMDSKDAILIQDKNGAISFWNRGAADMYGYTESEALKMNIKDMIPQKNHTAFLELIDKAFAGKLFDSLETCRITRSGAVLKVWVMVLALRNEKDMTNGVVTIERIIPETE; this is translated from the coding sequence ATGACAAAAAAAGAACAGCCGGCAAAAGACAAACCGGCCCGGCAGGACATTCCAAAATCCGGAACCGCTGCTGCCCGGTTTCCCATTGTCGGAATCGGGGCTTCCGCCGGCGGCCTGGAAGCGTTTGAATCGTTTTTCAAAGCCATGCCCCCAGACAGCGGTATGGCCTTTGTCCTGATATCTCATCTGGACCCCACCCATATCAGTATCCTGCCGGAGCTGATTCAGAAAAAAACACAGATGAAGGTCCATCAGATAACAGACGGGCTTACGATTCAGCCCAACAGGATCTATGTGATTCCGCCCAACAAGGATATGGCCATTTTAAACGGCACCCTCCAGCTCATGGATCTGCCCCAGCCCAGGGGATTCAACCTTCCCATTGACAGTTTTTTCAAATCCCTGGCCCAGGACCAGGGCCCGGATGCCATCGGCATTATCCTGTCGGGAACCGGCAGTGACGGCAGTCTCGGAGTCAGACAGATCAAGGGGGAACTGGGCATGGTCATGGTCCAGGACGAGGATTCCGCCAAATATGCAGGCATGCCCCGAAGTGCCGCTGCCACAGGCCTTGTGGATTATGTCCTGGCTGCGGACAAGATGCCCGAAGCGCTGGTTAAATATACCCGGCATGCTTTTGTCAAACCCCGGGACCCGATTACGAAAGATGAAAAACAAACTCAGAATGCGCTGCAAAAAATTTATATTCTTCTTCGAACCCATACCCATCATGATTTTTCCCTTTACAAGAAAAATACCATTGTCCGGCGGGTGGAACGGCGGATGCATGTGCATCAGATCGATAATATTCAAGATTATCAGACCTTTCTGACCCGAAGCGAGCGTGAGATCCATGTCCTGTTCAAAGACTTTTTGATCGGTGTAACCAGCTTTTTCAGAGATCCTGACGCCTTTGCCGTGCTCAAGGAAAAATATGTGCCCGAACTTCTGGCTGATAAACCGGAAGGGGCCATGGTCAGAATCTGGGTGACCGGATGCAGCACGGGGGAAGAGGCCTATTCCATGGCGATTTTAGTGCAGGAATGCATGGAAAAAATGAACCGGCATTTCAATGTCCAGATATTTGCCACGGATATTGATCCGGATGCCATCAATACCGCCAGATCCGGACGCTATCCTTTAAGCATATCAGCCGATCTCGATACGAGAAGATTAAAACAGTTTTTCACCAAACAAGACAATCACTACAAGGTCAAAAAACCCATCCGGGAAATGCTGGTGTTTGCATTGCAGGACCTGATCAAAGATCCGCCTTTCACAAAACTGGATATTATTACCTGCAGAAATCTTCTGATCTACCTGGAGCCGGAATTGCAGAAAAAACTGTTTCCCGTGTTTCATTACAGTCTGATGCCGGCGGGTCTCTTGTTCATCGGTTCATCCGAGTCTCTGGGCCAGGAAACCACCCTGTTTGAAATTTGTGACCGGAAATGGAAAATATTCAAACGCAAATCAGGCGTGTCAAATGCCAAGCCCATATTGAATCTGCCGGTCCCGGCATCTCCTGAAGCTCCTTCGGTCATCAACCCCCCTGAAGCAGTCACAAGGGCGGAAGAGATCAACAGCTTTAAACTGGTGGAAACCATTTTGCAGGAAAGCGACACCCCTCCCTGCGTCATTATAGATGAAAAATTAAATATCGTGTATATCCACGGCCGGACGGGAAAATATCTGGAACCCGCCGCCGGCAGGGCGTGTTTCAATATTCTGGACATGGCCCGGCCCAGTCTGAAAACCGTGCTGGCATCGGCTATCCGAAAATCCGCGGGCATGAAGCAGGAAGTTGTCTGCAAAGAGGTTGATATCGAAGACAACGGCGGCACCATCAAGATTGACCTGACGGTAAAGCCGGTCCCGGCATACGGGGCCCTTCGCGGCATGCTCATGGTGGTGTTCAATGATGAAAAAAAAACAAAAACCAGGCCCAGGCCCAAAGCCCCCCGGAAAAACGATACCATAAACCGGCTTGAACAGGAGCTGCAATACACCAAAGAAAACTTGCAGACCACCATTGAAGAGCTGGAAACCGCCAATGAGGAACTCCAGTCCACCAATGAAGAACTCCAGTCCGCCAATGAGGAACTGCAATCCACCAATGAGGAGCTGGAAACTTCAAAAGAGGAGCTCCAGTCTTTGAATGAGGAGTCCGCCACCGTGAATGCGGAACTCCAGGGCCGGCTCGATGAATTGTCCGATGCCAATGACGACATGAAAAATCTGTTGAATTCCACCCAGATCGGGACGATTTTTCTGGACATGGACATGAATATCCGGCGGTTCACCGACCGAATCATTGACTTGATTCCTCTGGCAGCAAGCGATATCGGCCGGCCGGTCAGCCATTTTGCCACACAATTAAAACAATTTCACATTGTGGATCATGCCCTGCAGGTCTTAAAAGATCTGATCCCCCGGGAATTTGAAGTGGAAAGCCTGGACAACAAGTTATTCAGAACAAGGATCATGCCGTACCGCACCATGCTAAATGTCATTGACGGCGTGGTGGTGACCTTTGAAGATATCACTGAATTCAATCGGTATCGCCTGACGGCCCATCGCCTGTCCGTGATTATGGATTCAAAGGATGCCATCCTGATCCAGGATAAAAATGGCGCGATTTCCTTCTGGAACCGGGGGGCCGCCGACATGTACGGGTATACGGAATCCGAGGCCCTGAAAATGAATATCAAGGACATGATCCCCCAAAAAAATCATACAGCGTTTCTGGAATTGATAGACAAGGCGTTTGCCGGCAAATTGTTCGACAGCCTTGAAACCTGTCGAATCACCCGGTCAGGCGCTGTTCTGAAGGTCTGGGTGATGGTTTTGGCACTGCGGAATGAAAAGGATATGACCAACGGGGTCGTCACCATTGAGAGGATCATCCCGGAGACAGAATGA
- a CDS encoding putative quinol monooxygenase: MIIVRTTLKVFPEKQLEVIQTLLSLIEPVGGEPGCNSCCAFCDIKDKHRLILLEEWETQKDLDQHIQSLRFGVLLGTRTLLCEPPQIQIHTVNKTQGMETVHAIRQNKEK, encoded by the coding sequence ATGATCATTGTCAGAACAACCCTGAAAGTGTTTCCGGAAAAGCAGCTGGAAGTCATACAGACACTGCTTTCGCTGATTGAACCGGTGGGAGGGGAACCCGGCTGCAACAGCTGTTGTGCGTTTTGTGACATCAAAGACAAGCACCGCCTCATATTGCTGGAGGAATGGGAGACCCAAAAGGACCTGGACCAGCATATACAATCCCTTCGATTCGGGGTCCTTTTGGGAACCAGAACCCTCTTATGTGAGCCGCCTCAAATTCAGATCCATACGGTGAACAAGACCCAGGGAATGGAGACCGTTCATGCCATCAGGCAAAATAAGGAAAAATGA
- the acnA gene encoding aconitate hydratase AcnA, translating to MEKNQFQKTIEVGKKKITIYDINRLKDVMGVPDIGRLPFSIKILVENLLRKLDGRIVTEKDLLNIATWKKQYKTPVEIPYHPARVLMQDFTGVPAVVDLAAMRDAVKALGGDPARINPLAPVELVVDHSVQVDYYGTGSAITKNVAKEYERNQERYSLLKWAQKSFKNFNVVPPNSGICHQVNLEHLGRVFIMDTEAQDLLAYPDTLVGTDSHTPMINGIGVMGWGVGGIEAEAVMLGQPYYMSVPEVIGVRLIGNLKKGVTATDLVLTITEILRNEKVVEKFVEYFGPGMKHLSVTDRATIANMTPEYGATLGFFPIDEKTIEYLELTNRAEQAAVAEACARALGLFCTQDSEPVYTKVVEIDLSRVEPCLAGPARPQDRIPLGDLKSGFAQVLGCEYHRDAEPENLSKFIDESGCETRRAPKCVPVSKRQIDLEINERPLKLGDGCVVIAAITSCTNTSNPSVMLGAGLIAKAAVEKGLKIPSYVKTSLAPGSKVVVDYLEDAGLLPYLEALGFHVAGFGCTTCIGNSGPLHPEIEKAIADNDLNVVSVLSGNRNFEARIHQSVKGNYLASPMLVVAFAIAGRIDINVNTEPVGFDPNNEPVYLEDIWPSDDQIRKLVQKHVKQAFFRKEYDKIFAGDQFWQDLDVTKSTTFTWNDQSTYIKNPPYFENFKKETDKPEDISEANALVLLGDSVTTDHISPAGAIPEEYPAGQYLIHNQVKPEEFNSYGARRGNHEVMMRGTFGNIRIKNQMAGVREGSFTLKFPSGQEKFIYDAAMAYQKENKPLVILGGKEYGTGSSRDWAAKGTALLGVKAIIAESYERIHRSNLVGMGVLPLVFENGESWRSLGLDGSETFSIKGIANMTPRKTLEVTARKTNGIQVQFLVTARLDTVVDVEYFENNGILPCILRKLLKMESQA from the coding sequence ATGGAAAAAAATCAATTTCAAAAGACCATTGAAGTCGGCAAAAAAAAGATAACGATTTATGACATCAATCGGTTAAAAGACGTAATGGGCGTTCCGGATATCGGCAGACTCCCTTTTTCCATTAAAATTCTTGTGGAAAATCTGCTTCGAAAACTGGATGGCCGGATTGTCACTGAAAAAGACCTTTTAAACATTGCAACGTGGAAAAAACAATACAAAACCCCCGTGGAAATACCTTATCATCCGGCCCGCGTGCTGATGCAGGATTTTACAGGGGTTCCGGCGGTCGTGGATCTGGCAGCCATGCGGGATGCGGTCAAGGCCCTGGGCGGTGATCCTGCCAGGATCAATCCGCTGGCACCCGTGGAACTGGTAGTGGATCATTCCGTGCAGGTGGATTATTACGGGACCGGCAGTGCCATCACCAAAAATGTGGCCAAAGAGTATGAGAGAAACCAGGAACGGTATTCGCTTTTAAAATGGGCCCAGAAAAGTTTTAAAAACTTTAACGTGGTGCCGCCCAACTCCGGCATATGCCATCAGGTAAACCTCGAGCATCTGGGACGGGTCTTTATCATGGATACAGAGGCACAAGATTTGCTGGCCTACCCGGATACACTGGTGGGCACGGATTCTCACACCCCCATGATCAACGGGATCGGGGTGATGGGATGGGGGGTTGGCGGCATAGAAGCGGAAGCCGTGATGCTGGGGCAGCCTTATTACATGTCTGTTCCTGAAGTCATCGGTGTCAGGCTGATCGGGAACTTGAAAAAAGGCGTGACAGCGACCGATCTGGTATTGACCATTACGGAAATTTTGAGAAACGAAAAAGTGGTGGAAAAATTTGTCGAGTATTTTGGTCCGGGGATGAAACACCTGTCAGTCACGGACCGGGCCACCATCGCGAACATGACCCCGGAATATGGGGCCACCCTTGGGTTTTTCCCCATTGATGAAAAAACCATTGAATATCTGGAACTGACCAACCGCGCGGAACAGGCAGCTGTGGCGGAAGCGTGTGCCAGGGCCTTAGGTCTTTTTTGCACCCAAGACAGCGAACCGGTTTATACCAAAGTGGTGGAAATTGATTTATCCAGGGTTGAACCCTGCCTGGCAGGGCCTGCCCGGCCCCAGGACCGTATTCCCCTGGGTGACTTGAAATCCGGCTTTGCCCAGGTACTGGGATGTGAATACCACCGGGATGCAGAACCGGAAAATCTGTCTAAATTTATCGACGAATCCGGGTGTGAAACCCGGCGTGCGCCAAAATGTGTGCCTGTCAGCAAGCGGCAGATCGATCTGGAAATCAACGAAAGACCTTTGAAGCTGGGTGACGGGTGTGTCGTAATCGCGGCCATCACTTCCTGCACCAATACGTCCAACCCTTCGGTCATGCTCGGTGCCGGGCTTATTGCCAAGGCAGCCGTTGAAAAAGGCCTTAAAATTCCTTCCTATGTCAAAACGTCACTGGCCCCGGGATCAAAGGTGGTGGTTGATTACCTTGAGGATGCCGGACTGTTGCCATACCTGGAAGCACTTGGCTTTCATGTGGCCGGGTTTGGGTGTACCACATGCATTGGCAACAGCGGTCCGCTTCATCCGGAGATTGAAAAGGCCATTGCCGATAACGACTTAAACGTCGTATCGGTATTGTCGGGCAACCGAAACTTTGAAGCCAGAATTCACCAGAGCGTAAAAGGCAACTATCTTGCTTCGCCCATGCTGGTTGTGGCGTTTGCCATTGCCGGAAGAATCGATATCAACGTGAACACGGAACCCGTGGGATTTGATCCCAACAATGAACCCGTGTACCTTGAAGATATCTGGCCGTCGGATGACCAGATCCGAAAGCTGGTTCAAAAACATGTGAAACAGGCATTTTTCAGGAAAGAATATGATAAAATTTTTGCCGGTGACCAATTCTGGCAGGATCTGGATGTCACAAAAAGCACCACATTCACATGGAATGACCAATCCACGTATATTAAAAATCCCCCTTATTTTGAAAATTTCAAGAAGGAAACAGACAAGCCCGAAGATATTTCAGAGGCAAATGCCCTTGTTTTACTGGGAGATTCAGTCACCACGGACCATATTTCGCCTGCCGGCGCCATCCCTGAAGAATATCCCGCGGGTCAGTATCTGATCCACAATCAGGTCAAACCTGAAGAATTCAATTCCTATGGGGCGCGCCGAGGAAACCATGAAGTCATGATGCGCGGCACATTCGGAAATATCCGGATAAAAAATCAGATGGCCGGCGTCAGGGAAGGCAGTTTTACCTTGAAGTTCCCATCGGGCCAGGAAAAATTCATCTATGATGCAGCCATGGCATATCAAAAAGAAAATAAGCCGCTGGTGATATTGGGGGGGAAAGAATACGGCACGGGGTCATCCCGGGACTGGGCAGCCAAGGGAACCGCCCTTTTGGGGGTGAAAGCGATCATTGCCGAATCCTACGAAAGAATTCACCGCAGCAATCTGGTGGGCATGGGGGTGCTTCCTTTGGTCTTCGAAAACGGTGAAAGCTGGAGAAGTCTGGGTCTGGACGGCTCTGAAACGTTTTCAATCAAAGGGATCGCAAACATGACGCCACGAAAGACCCTGGAAGTGACGGCCCGGAAAACCAATGGCATTCAGGTCCAATTTTTAGTCACTGCCCGCCTGGATACGGTGGTGGATGTGGAATATTTTGAAAACAATGGCATCCTGCCGTGTATTTTAAGAAAACTTTTGAAAATGGAATCACAGGCATAA
- a CDS encoding dipeptidase, with product MENKANYSELMIIDGLNVSKWYRPVFEAMHKGGVTAANCTCCIWEDFPATMKAVADWKQWIQKNSDILTQVYSTKDIRRAKKENKVGIILGWQNTTGFGDYLPLVQVYKELGLGIVQLAYNTANTVGCGCYEKNDGGLTDFGRALVDEMNRVGILIDLSHVGPKTSRDAIEYSQKPVAYSHCLPAALKNHSRNKSDEDLKFIADNGGFVGVTMFPPFLKNGAKSTAQDYIEAIEYVIDLVGEDHVGIGTDFTQDQDDSFFSYITHDKGYGRSLTEFGDIINPKGFRQIDDFPNLVTELEHRGWKQNRIEKIMGENWISFLELVWGV from the coding sequence ATGGAAAACAAAGCGAATTATTCGGAGTTAATGATTATCGATGGTCTGAACGTTTCAAAGTGGTACCGACCTGTTTTCGAAGCCATGCACAAAGGGGGGGTGACGGCAGCCAATTGTACCTGCTGCATCTGGGAAGATTTTCCCGCAACCATGAAAGCGGTGGCTGACTGGAAACAATGGATCCAAAAAAATTCAGACATTTTGACCCAGGTTTATTCAACCAAAGACATCCGGCGTGCCAAAAAGGAAAACAAGGTCGGGATCATCCTGGGATGGCAGAATACAACCGGATTCGGTGATTATCTGCCCCTGGTCCAGGTTTACAAGGAACTGGGCCTGGGGATTGTGCAGCTGGCTTATAATACAGCCAACACCGTTGGATGCGGGTGTTATGAAAAAAATGACGGGGGATTGACCGATTTTGGCAGGGCATTGGTAGATGAAATGAACCGAGTCGGCATTCTCATCGATTTGAGTCATGTAGGTCCTAAAACGTCCAGGGATGCTATAGAATATTCCCAAAAACCGGTGGCTTACTCCCATTGTCTCCCGGCAGCACTGAAAAATCACTCCCGAAATAAATCGGATGAAGACCTGAAATTCATAGCTGACAACGGGGGGTTTGTCGGAGTGACTATGTTCCCACCGTTTCTTAAAAATGGTGCAAAATCAACTGCCCAGGATTACATCGAAGCGATTGAGTATGTGATCGATTTGGTCGGAGAAGACCATGTCGGCATTGGAACAGATTTTACCCAGGATCAGGATGATTCATTTTTTTCCTACATTACCCATGATAAAGGATATGGCCGTTCCCTGACGGAATTTGGTGACATCATCAATCCAAAAGGATTCCGACAGATCGATGATTTTCCAAACCTGGTCACGGAGCTGGAACACCGGGGTTGGAAACAAAACCGAATTGAAAAGATCATGGGCGAGAACTGGATATCGTTTCTTGAGTTGGTCTGGGGAGTTTGA
- a CDS encoding TRAP transporter large permease — MSWLILVSSLLISISTAAVLGGALGLTGLIMLHFQADGATGLAVTAVWNVFTDFTLSAVPLFILLGDILLASGISTRIYNGLTPLFHKIPGKLLHTNIAVSTVFGAVSGSSSSTAAAVGSVGYPELSKRGYNRPMIVASLAAGGTLGLLIPPSLSLLIYGATQNVSIGKLFLAGIAPGVLLGLFFSLYLAIVDKVKKGITPDDTEDVSFADMIRGLLQIWPLPILIFFVLGTIYLGFATPTEAAGLGVFISLILGFTWGDLTFPKLWDALVSSTIVFGAIAMIMLGTQILAQAVSILGLPRELVNMIGDYELSKYTVMFLIVLVYLLLGCFFDGISLLFMTLPITTPIMMSMGFDPVWFGVIVTILMEIGMITPPVGLNLFVLVTIAGREVDLGEAAWATIPFWFIMMATVVLFTIFPQIILFIPSFY, encoded by the coding sequence ATGAGTTGGTTGATTTTAGTAAGTTCATTGCTGATCAGTATATCAACAGCAGCGGTGCTGGGTGGAGCGCTTGGGTTGACCGGATTGATAATGCTCCATTTTCAGGCTGATGGCGCAACCGGCCTGGCTGTTACAGCCGTCTGGAATGTTTTTACCGATTTTACGCTAAGCGCGGTCCCATTGTTTATTTTGCTCGGAGATATTCTTCTTGCAAGTGGTATCAGTACAAGAATATATAATGGTCTGACCCCGCTGTTTCATAAGATTCCCGGCAAACTTCTCCATACCAATATTGCGGTGTCGACTGTTTTTGGTGCGGTAAGTGGATCCAGCAGTTCTACTGCAGCAGCTGTCGGTTCCGTGGGATATCCTGAATTATCGAAACGTGGGTATAACCGTCCCATGATCGTTGCCAGCCTTGCTGCAGGAGGTACTTTGGGGTTGTTGATTCCGCCGAGTTTGTCTCTTTTAATATACGGTGCAACGCAGAATGTTTCTATTGGCAAGCTTTTTTTGGCAGGTATTGCACCCGGAGTTCTTCTTGGATTGTTTTTTAGTCTCTACCTGGCTATTGTTGACAAAGTAAAAAAAGGCATCACACCTGATGACACGGAAGATGTCAGCTTTGCTGATATGATCAGGGGATTGCTGCAGATCTGGCCGTTGCCCATTTTAATTTTTTTTGTTCTGGGAACGATTTATCTTGGTTTTGCCACCCCAACGGAAGCAGCCGGCCTTGGAGTTTTTATTTCCCTAATATTGGGATTTACCTGGGGAGATTTAACTTTTCCCAAATTATGGGATGCCCTTGTCAGTTCCACAATAGTATTTGGCGCCATAGCCATGATTATGCTGGGCACTCAGATTCTGGCTCAGGCGGTAAGCATTCTCGGCTTGCCAAGAGAACTGGTGAACATGATTGGTGACTATGAACTGTCTAAATATACAGTCATGTTTTTAATCGTTCTGGTTTATCTGCTGCTTGGGTGTTTTTTTGACGGGATATCCCTTTTGTTCATGACATTACCGATCACGACGCCGATTATGATGAGCATGGGATTTGATCCGGTCTGGTTTGGTGTCATTGTAACGATTCTGATGGAAATCGGAATGATTACTCCTCCTGTTGGATTGAATCTATTCGTACTGGTCACAATAGCCGGCCGGGAGGTGGACTTGGGTGAAGCGGCTTGGGCAACTATACCCTTCTGGTTTATTATGATGGCAACAGTTGTCCTTTTTACAATATTTCCACAAATTATTCTTTTTATACCCAGTTTTTATTGA
- a CDS encoding TRAP transporter small permease, whose amino-acid sequence MMAYFVCILRYLTLTMSILACLSAVLMAALVITGTVMRYFLGSPLMFSDELVGYMFVSMSFLAFPMGLLKKRHISVDLVVRNIDYPIRRIIDLLGILIFIIFAAVFIFKSFEFADFSRQINARSDIGALLVWPWMMLMPVSLGVATLVALIQLIDTIRMWAGCEPLVKENREEVPDIKSEEHL is encoded by the coding sequence ATGATGGCTTATTTTGTTTGTATTCTTCGCTATCTTACTTTGACCATGAGCATATTGGCCTGTTTGTCGGCTGTTTTGATGGCTGCACTCGTTATCACAGGGACCGTGATGCGATATTTTTTGGGATCTCCTTTGATGTTTTCTGATGAACTGGTGGGATATATGTTTGTTTCCATGTCATTTTTAGCTTTTCCCATGGGATTACTCAAAAAAAGACATATCAGCGTGGATTTGGTCGTAAGAAACATCGATTATCCAATCCGGCGCATTATTGATCTTTTGGGGATACTTATTTTCATTATTTTTGCTGCGGTTTTTATATTCAAATCGTTTGAATTTGCAGATTTTTCCCGCCAGATAAATGCCCGTTCGGACATTGGTGCACTTCTGGTATGGCCCTGGATGATGTTGATGCCTGTAAGTCTGGGCGTTGCCACTCTGGTTGCTCTTATTCAGCTGATTGATACCATAAGGATGTGGGCGGGCTGTGAACCTCTGGTTAAAGAGAATCGTGAGGAAGTGCCTGACATAAAATCGGAGGAACATTTATGA
- the dctP gene encoding TRAP transporter substrate-binding protein DctP, with translation MKNKFHIREDNIKKYKKFLKHIFLAMIIGFVMSAIGIGGWVDSAFAKPVVLRMHSQIVEARPEAKYLQEFADRVNERAKGKLNLIVYHAGSLGLRDPDLLRILKRGDVDMAMLYGEYFARDAPELAAVYVQGAITKPEQHLKLLPVIRQIYEEAYSEWDIITIGGIVSPVFDVGLHCKSPVNTLDELKTKKLRVWAPHLVHTFQDLGVAAQVIGQNDMYTALQTGVVDCAYYLSTVAETVSLQEVTKYEAYLHPWAAVPWMFGVSERAWKRLTPELQQILTEEAEATWEKTRDLAVDEVREAEARSYRQEKLGITMLDRFSDADLQKFVDAANKRWLEMAETAGKKGIEYYDRMQFAINKLD, from the coding sequence ATGAAAAATAAATTTCACATTCGCGAAGACAACATTAAGAAGTATAAAAAATTTTTAAAACACATCTTTTTGGCCATGATTATCGGCTTTGTAATGAGTGCGATAGGTATTGGGGGGTGGGTTGATTCTGCATTTGCCAAACCTGTCGTCTTGCGGATGCACAGCCAGATTGTCGAGGCCCGACCCGAGGCCAAGTATCTTCAGGAATTTGCGGACCGTGTCAATGAACGTGCGAAAGGGAAACTTAATCTTATCGTATATCACGCAGGGTCATTGGGACTTCGAGACCCCGATCTGCTTCGGATTTTGAAACGCGGCGATGTGGACATGGCGATGTTGTACGGTGAGTATTTTGCGAGGGATGCTCCGGAACTCGCCGCTGTGTATGTTCAGGGCGCAATTACAAAACCGGAACAGCATCTCAAACTTTTGCCGGTAATTCGTCAGATATATGAAGAAGCGTATTCGGAGTGGGATATCATAACCATTGGCGGTATCGTCAGTCCGGTCTTTGATGTGGGACTTCATTGTAAAAGCCCGGTGAATACTCTGGATGAATTAAAAACCAAAAAATTGCGGGTCTGGGCTCCCCATTTGGTTCATACGTTTCAGGACTTGGGGGTTGCCGCCCAGGTGATCGGACAGAATGATATGTATACGGCATTGCAGACGGGTGTCGTAGATTGCGCCTATTACCTGTCTACCGTGGCTGAAACGGTATCTTTGCAGGAAGTGACAAAATATGAAGCCTATCTTCATCCTTGGGCAGCAGTTCCCTGGATGTTCGGGGTCAGTGAGCGCGCATGGAAGCGATTGACGCCAGAACTCCAGCAAATACTCACAGAAGAGGCTGAAGCGACATGGGAAAAAACACGTGATCTGGCAGTGGATGAGGTCCGTGAAGCAGAAGCCCGCTCCTATCGCCAGGAAAAATTGGGAATTACAATGTTGGATCGTTTTTCCGATGCTGATTTGCAGAAATTTGTAGATGCGGCAAATAAACGGTGGTTGGAGATGGCTGAAACTGCAGGCAAAAAAGGCATTGAATACTATGACCGTATGCAGTTTGCTATTAACAAACTTGATTAA
- a CDS encoding isochorismatase family protein, producing the protein MAEQEFNENQINEMLERAFEEATKLYKKRGFQRRVGFGKKPALINVDLANAWTRPGNPFSCENIDDQIIPGVQRLLEACRKKNHVVVHVTTCYQVTDRENPHTDMGLWHCKIPIEVVDQKKKELWAIDSRIAPVDGEQVLIKKRASGFHGTYLAGFLRAAGVDTILVTGVTATACVRETICDGIAEGFRTIAVKECIGDRIPGAVAWNLFDIDAKFGDVETVDTCVKYLKSV; encoded by the coding sequence ATGGCTGAACAAGAATTCAATGAAAACCAGATCAATGAGATGTTGGAACGGGCGTTTGAAGAAGCAACCAAATTGTATAAAAAACGAGGGTTTCAGCGCAGGGTCGGATTTGGGAAAAAACCGGCATTGATCAATGTTGACTTGGCAAATGCCTGGACCAGACCAGGTAATCCTTTCAGCTGCGAAAATATCGACGATCAGATCATTCCCGGTGTTCAGCGCCTACTTGAAGCCTGCAGGAAAAAAAATCATGTGGTAGTCCATGTCACCACCTGCTACCAGGTGACAGACCGTGAAAATCCTCATACGGATATGGGACTGTGGCACTGCAAAATTCCCATTGAAGTCGTTGATCAGAAAAAAAAAGAATTATGGGCTATTGATTCCCGCATCGCACCAGTTGATGGTGAACAGGTGCTTATCAAGAAGCGAGCGAGTGGTTTCCATGGAACATATCTGGCCGGTTTTCTGCGTGCCGCAGGGGTTGATACGATTCTGGTAACCGGAGTGACAGCTACTGCCTGCGTGAGAGAAACTATTTGTGACGGGATAGCGGAAGGGTTCCGGACCATCGCGGTAAAAGAATGCATCGGCGACCGAATTCCCGGAGCCGTTGCCTGGAATCTTTTCGATATCGATGCAAAATTTGGAGACGTTGAAACAGTTGATACCTGTGTGAAATATCTGAAATCCGTTTAA